A window from Thiomonas sp. FB-Cd encodes these proteins:
- a CDS encoding ATP-binding protein, whose amino-acid sequence MAELRRKALRESGVPTSQPAQMGLSEEAWIEVIHRMDEIYADLVRYQVDLEEKNAALEEVQRFIDSVLSSMSDVLVVADVQGRIQRANKAMVNLLGRSEAELVGTNLSALFSTSAGLMIANFPDHIRTGDILDCEIEILAAGGEAVPLAVNCSPRYDSEGTLSGMVITGRPLGELRRAYRDLQDTHRQLKTTQQQLLQSEKMASLGRLVAGVAHELNNPISFVFGNMHTLKRYGGHLRDYLELVQRGATPDVLEKARVQNRIDRILKNLGPLIDGSLEGAERVSDIVQNLRRFVTPQRQKRRTFDLCRLVESSLTWVSKAVRQTPQIHLDMPAELPVHGGEGYVQQILINLIQNAYDAMEGRGQPRLDLRVAAAGDFAQVQVRDHGPGIAEDNLLRVFDPFFTTKAVGKGTGLGLYISYGLATDQCAGALSVRNHPDGGAEFTLDIPMEAQHG is encoded by the coding sequence ATGGCTGAGCTGCGTCGCAAGGCCCTGCGCGAGTCCGGCGTACCCACGTCGCAGCCCGCCCAGATGGGACTGAGCGAGGAAGCGTGGATCGAAGTGATCCACCGCATGGACGAGATCTACGCCGACCTGGTGCGCTACCAGGTGGACCTCGAAGAAAAGAACGCCGCGCTGGAAGAGGTGCAACGTTTCATCGACAGCGTGCTGTCGTCCATGTCCGACGTGCTCGTCGTCGCCGACGTGCAGGGCCGCATCCAGCGCGCGAACAAGGCAATGGTCAATCTGCTCGGCCGCAGCGAGGCCGAGCTGGTCGGGACCAACCTGTCTGCGCTGTTCAGCACCTCGGCAGGCTTGATGATCGCCAACTTCCCCGACCACATCCGCACCGGCGACATCCTCGATTGCGAGATCGAAATCCTTGCGGCCGGCGGCGAGGCGGTTCCACTGGCCGTGAACTGCAGCCCACGCTATGACAGCGAGGGTACGCTTTCAGGCATGGTCATTACCGGCCGCCCGCTGGGCGAACTCCGCCGCGCCTACCGGGACCTTCAAGACACCCATCGCCAACTCAAGACCACGCAGCAGCAGTTGCTGCAGTCGGAGAAGATGGCCTCGCTCGGCCGCCTGGTGGCGGGCGTGGCACACGAGCTGAACAACCCCATCAGCTTCGTATTCGGCAATATGCACACCCTCAAGCGCTACGGTGGACACCTGCGCGACTACCTGGAGCTGGTGCAGCGGGGCGCCACCCCTGACGTGCTGGAAAAGGCGCGCGTCCAGAACCGCATCGACCGCATCCTGAAGAATCTCGGACCGCTGATCGACGGCTCGCTCGAAGGCGCCGAGCGTGTCAGCGACATCGTGCAGAACCTGCGCCGCTTCGTCACGCCGCAGCGGCAGAAGCGCCGCACCTTCGATCTCTGCCGCCTGGTCGAGTCCAGCCTCACCTGGGTGAGCAAGGCCGTTCGGCAGACCCCGCAGATCCACCTCGACATGCCCGCTGAACTGCCGGTGCACGGCGGCGAAGGCTATGTGCAACAGATCCTCATCAACCTGATCCAGAACGCCTACGACGCCATGGAGGGACGGGGGCAGCCGCGGCTCGATCTCCGCGTGGCCGCCGCCGGCGACTTCGCCCAGGTGCAGGTACGCGACCACGGGCCCGGCATCGCCGAGGACAACCTGTTGCGGGTGTTCGACCCGTTTTTCACCACAAAGGCCGTCGGCAAGGGAACCGGTCTGGGTCTGTACATCAGCTACGGCCTAGCCACCGACCAGTGCGCCGGCGCGCTCAGCGTGCGCAATCACCCCGATGGCGGCGCCGAGTTCACTCTTGACATCCCGATGGAGGCCCAGCATGGCTGA
- a CDS encoding sigma-54 dependent transcriptional regulator: MAAKPTILVVDDEVRSVEALTRVLEDDFDVLSATSAAAAGALLEKEWVQVILCDQRMPETTGVEFLSRVRQQWPEVIRMILSGYTDSEDIIEAINEAGIYQFISKPWTPPDLLLKLHNAVDLFRLQRENEQLSIELKLKPATLSNSLQEKRRVLQARFDWDQGIIRAPDSLLNAVCDTVRTVSTYDVNVLVCGESGTGKELFARALHYNSLRGDKPFVAENCGALPDDLLESELFGHKRGAFTGAVEDRIGLFERANGGTIFLDEVGDISPAFQVKLLRVLQEGEIRPLGSNTRRTVDVRLLAATHRDLKEEVRSGRFRQDLFFRLATFSIAIPPLRERRTDIPVLAQSLLQEAMRTLGKTVRGITHEALACLQAYDWPGNVRELQNEIKRMLVLAPTDQLGAELISPHILRGTTEEAAEALELLAGIDGSLKERMESLEARIVKETLIRHRWNKTRAAQELGLSRVGLRSKLERYGLEKIEQIEEWADHG, from the coding sequence ATGGCCGCCAAGCCCACCATCCTGGTCGTCGACGACGAAGTGCGCTCGGTCGAGGCACTCACGCGCGTGCTCGAGGACGATTTCGACGTGCTCAGCGCAACCAGCGCCGCAGCGGCGGGAGCGCTGCTGGAAAAGGAGTGGGTGCAGGTCATCCTGTGCGACCAGCGCATGCCCGAGACCACCGGGGTGGAGTTCCTCTCCCGGGTACGTCAGCAGTGGCCCGAGGTGATCCGCATGATCCTCTCCGGCTACACCGATTCGGAAGACATCATCGAGGCGATCAACGAAGCTGGCATCTACCAGTTCATCAGCAAGCCGTGGACACCCCCGGACCTGCTTCTCAAACTGCACAACGCGGTGGACCTGTTCCGCCTGCAGCGCGAAAACGAACAACTCTCCATCGAGCTGAAGCTCAAGCCTGCCACCCTGAGCAACAGCCTGCAGGAAAAGCGCCGCGTGCTGCAGGCCCGTTTCGACTGGGACCAGGGCATCATCCGCGCGCCCGACAGCCTGCTCAACGCGGTGTGCGACACGGTGCGCACCGTCTCCACCTACGACGTCAACGTGCTGGTGTGCGGCGAATCCGGCACCGGCAAGGAGTTGTTCGCCCGTGCCCTGCACTACAACAGCCTGCGCGGCGACAAGCCGTTCGTCGCCGAGAACTGCGGCGCCCTGCCAGACGACCTGTTGGAAAGCGAACTGTTCGGTCACAAACGCGGCGCCTTCACCGGCGCGGTGGAAGATCGCATCGGCTTGTTCGAGCGTGCCAACGGCGGTACGATCTTCCTTGACGAAGTGGGCGACATTTCCCCCGCCTTCCAGGTCAAGTTGCTGCGAGTGCTGCAGGAGGGCGAGATCCGCCCGCTGGGCAGCAACACCCGCCGCACGGTCGACGTACGGTTGCTGGCCGCCACGCACCGCGACCTCAAGGAGGAGGTGCGGTCGGGCCGCTTCCGGCAGGATCTGTTCTTCCGGCTGGCAACCTTCAGCATCGCCATTCCGCCGCTGCGCGAGCGCCGCACCGACATCCCGGTGCTGGCGCAGTCGCTGCTGCAGGAGGCCATGCGCACACTTGGAAAGACGGTGCGCGGCATCACGCACGAAGCGCTGGCCTGCCTGCAGGCCTACGACTGGCCAGGCAATGTGCGCGAGCTGCAGAACGAGATCAAGCGGATGCTCGTGCTGGCACCCACCGACCAGCTCGGCGCCGAGCTGATCTCCCCGCATATCCTGCGCGGCACCACCGAGGAGGCGGCCGAGGCGCTCGAACTGCTCGCCGGCATCGACGGCTCACTCAAGGAGCGGATGGAGTCTCTGGAGGCGCGCATCGTGAAGGAAACCCTCATCCGCCATCGCTGGAACAAGACTCGCGCGGCGCAGGAGCTGGGGCTGTCGCGCGTTGGCCTACGCAGCAAGCTCGAACGTTACGGACTGGAGAAGATCGAGCAGATCGAGGAGTGGGCCGACCATGGCTGA
- the hypB gene encoding hydrogenase nickel incorporation protein HypB: protein MCTVCGCSEDEARVDGHALAGTDAAHHHSHDHGHDHAHEHDHAHDLTHAVEAVAGGANHHYGNGPARAHAPGLSQSRMVQIEQNILSKNHGYAHDNRLLFRQRGILALNLVSSPGSGKTALLTRTLTALRGEFDLAVIEGDQETSLDADRIRATGVRSVQVNTGKGCHLDAHMVGHAITQLDPQQGGVLFIENVGNLVCPAAFDLGEAHKVAILSVTEGEDKPLKYPDMFHAADVMLINKIDLLPHLDFDVDRCIDAALRVNPDLQILLVSAHSGEGLDAWYEWLRLSRRTRLIGRPLPLRADAPTA from the coding sequence ATGTGTACCGTTTGCGGTTGTTCCGAGGACGAGGCCCGCGTCGATGGCCACGCGCTGGCCGGCACCGATGCCGCGCATCATCACTCGCACGACCATGGCCATGACCATGCGCACGAACACGATCATGCGCACGACCTCACCCATGCGGTGGAAGCGGTGGCGGGCGGTGCCAACCACCACTACGGCAACGGCCCGGCGCGTGCGCATGCGCCGGGGTTGAGCCAGTCGCGCATGGTGCAGATCGAACAGAACATCCTGAGCAAGAACCACGGCTATGCTCACGACAACCGGCTGCTTTTCCGGCAGCGCGGCATCCTGGCGCTGAACCTCGTCTCCAGCCCCGGATCGGGCAAGACCGCCTTGCTTACCCGTACCCTCACCGCCCTGCGCGGCGAATTTGATCTGGCGGTAATCGAAGGCGACCAGGAAACCTCGCTCGACGCCGACCGCATCCGCGCCACCGGCGTGCGCAGCGTGCAGGTCAACACCGGCAAGGGCTGCCACCTGGACGCCCACATGGTCGGCCACGCCATCACCCAACTCGACCCGCAGCAGGGAGGCGTGCTGTTCATCGAGAATGTGGGCAACCTGGTCTGTCCAGCGGCCTTCGATCTCGGCGAGGCGCACAAGGTGGCCATTCTCTCGGTGACCGAGGGCGAGGACAAGCCGCTGAAATACCCAGACATGTTCCACGCTGCGGACGTCATGCTGATCAACAAGATCGACCTCCTCCCCCACCTGGATTTCGACGTTGATCGCTGCATCGACGCCGCACTGCGCGTCAACCCTGATCTGCAGATCCTGCTGGTCTCGGCGCACAGCGGCGAGGGGCTGGACGCATGGTACGAATGGCTGCGCCTGTCGCGCCGCACCCGCCTGATCGGCCGCCCGCTGCCTCTGCGTGCCGACGCCCCCACCGCCTGA
- the hypA gene encoding hydrogenase maturation nickel metallochaperone HypA: MSLCESIVQIIEEQASVQQFKRVRRVILDIGALSSVDADALRFCFDVVAAHGVAQGAELEIHTTPAQAWCIPCATRVDIPQRFDPCPLCGGHQVVVEGGDDMCIKELEVD, from the coding sequence ATGTCGCTGTGCGAAAGCATCGTGCAGATCATCGAAGAGCAGGCCAGCGTCCAGCAATTCAAGCGGGTGCGGCGCGTGATTCTCGACATCGGTGCCCTGTCGTCGGTGGACGCGGACGCACTGCGCTTCTGCTTCGACGTGGTTGCCGCGCACGGCGTGGCGCAGGGCGCCGAGCTCGAGATTCACACCACACCCGCGCAGGCCTGGTGCATCCCCTGCGCCACGCGGGTGGACATCCCCCAACGCTTCGACCCCTGTCCGCTCTGCGGCGGCCACCAAGTGGTGGTAGAAGGAGGCGACGACATGTGCATCAAGGAACTGGAGGTCGACTGA
- a CDS encoding nickel-dependent hydrogenase large subunit: MHINNQRPVQAMRLLEGRTAAQAVQLLPLLFSLCGHAQLAAARDALRDSLPPMNAAQRRALHCRVQFETVREHLLQIHRDWPVLCGAPPNPDDLRQIVCRTDAATADPAALDALVDWVGYHTMGLPPAEFLAFDAIDAMRRWARSTVEAAAPRWLDALYGCATALPAIELPTLESLPPDSLCTALVADDTLEFVSQPTHAGACLETGPAARHRDHPLVTAAALHGLLGRLAARLVDLCTVLVTLRQGDDTAPPPPAAAGLGWVDSARGRLIHHAELDAHQRIAHYRILAPTEWNSHPQGLAAQLLASIGPGTLETVQKQARLVVQTIDPCVLATLQFTTPQAAPEPAHA, from the coding sequence GTGCACATCAATAACCAGCGTCCGGTGCAGGCCATGCGCTTGCTCGAAGGGCGCACCGCCGCCCAGGCCGTGCAGCTTCTGCCCCTGCTGTTCAGCCTGTGCGGCCATGCCCAGCTCGCCGCCGCGCGTGATGCTCTGCGAGATTCGCTGCCGCCGATGAATGCAGCCCAGCGCCGCGCCCTGCACTGCCGCGTGCAGTTCGAGACCGTGCGCGAGCACCTGCTGCAGATCCACCGCGACTGGCCCGTGCTGTGCGGCGCCCCACCCAATCCCGACGACCTCCGACAGATCGTCTGCCGCACCGATGCCGCCACGGCAGACCCGGCTGCCCTTGACGCCCTGGTCGACTGGGTGGGATACCACACCATGGGGCTGCCGCCTGCCGAGTTCCTGGCGTTCGACGCGATCGACGCAATGCGCCGCTGGGCGCGGTCGACAGTCGAGGCAGCGGCGCCGCGCTGGCTCGACGCCCTGTACGGCTGCGCGACCGCCCTGCCCGCCATTGAACTGCCGACGCTCGAATCGCTGCCGCCCGACAGCCTCTGCACTGCGCTCGTTGCCGACGACACCTTGGAGTTCGTCAGCCAGCCCACCCACGCCGGCGCCTGCCTAGAAACCGGCCCGGCCGCCCGGCACCGCGACCACCCGCTGGTGACTGCCGCAGCCCTCCATGGCCTGCTCGGGCGCTTGGCCGCACGACTGGTGGATCTTTGCACCGTGCTCGTCACCCTCAGGCAGGGCGACGATACCGCCCCGCCCCCGCCCGCAGCGGCGGGCCTGGGCTGGGTGGACAGTGCACGCGGACGCCTGATCCACCATGCCGAACTCGACGCTCACCAGCGCATCGCGCATTACCGTATCCTGGCCCCCACCGAATGGAATTCCCATCCGCAGGGCTTGGCCGCGCAGTTGCTTGCAAGCATCGGGCCCGGTACGCTGGAAACCGTGCAGAAACAGGCGCGACTGGTGGTCCAGACCATCGACCCTTGCGTGCTGGCCACCCTGCAGTTCACCACACCGCAAGCCGCGCCGGAGCCCGCCCATGCATGA
- the hybE gene encoding [NiFe]-hydrogenase assembly chaperone HybE, with protein sequence MSTNAHIGPIGRSLEEAYRHVQNTHMLGLPIVNPALRVEAVGLREWDGLCVGVIVTPWCMNVFAQSLPGGRELPPAQVGTTRAMDLPTGSYGLLAAHLPQVGHHLSGSLFSPMDAFTNQEQAVAAARDALALMFDTDTDDEPAGIASRRSFLFGRSER encoded by the coding sequence ATGAGCACCAATGCTCACATCGGTCCCATCGGCCGTTCGCTGGAGGAGGCATACCGCCACGTCCAGAACACGCACATGCTGGGCCTGCCCATCGTCAACCCCGCACTGCGGGTCGAGGCCGTCGGCCTGCGTGAATGGGACGGGTTGTGCGTCGGCGTGATCGTCACCCCCTGGTGCATGAACGTGTTTGCCCAGTCGCTGCCCGGTGGGCGGGAATTGCCACCCGCCCAGGTGGGCACTACGCGGGCGATGGATCTACCCACCGGCAGCTACGGCCTGCTCGCAGCCCATCTGCCGCAAGTCGGACACCACCTCAGTGGCTCGCTCTTCTCGCCGATGGACGCATTCACCAACCAGGAACAAGCCGTGGCCGCCGCACGCGACGCGCTCGCGCTGATGTTCGACACCGACACCGACGACGAGCCCGCAGGCATCGCCTCCCGGCGCAGCTTCCTGTTCGGCCGCTCCGAACGCTGA
- a CDS encoding rubredoxin, translated as MNTFEGSYMGDASRLRNHARLECRICWYVYDPAVGDPVWQIAPGTPFSQLPQHWRCPECDGEAMHFMVVRDET; from the coding sequence ATGAACACTTTCGAAGGTTCCTACATGGGCGACGCCTCTCGCTTGCGCAACCACGCGCGGCTGGAGTGCCGCATCTGCTGGTACGTATACGACCCCGCCGTGGGCGACCCGGTATGGCAAATTGCACCGGGCACCCCGTTCAGCCAACTGCCGCAGCACTGGCGCTGCCCCGAATGCGACGGCGAGGCCATGCACTTCATGGTGGTACGGGACGAGACATGA